From Phycodurus eques isolate BA_2022a chromosome 1, UOR_Pequ_1.1, whole genome shotgun sequence, one genomic window encodes:
- the LOC133418102 gene encoding SLIT and NTRK-like protein 1: MLLWVVLLNAALCVASGNVTRDVCEEQICSCTEVEGDVHIGCEKRSFTTLQHLTGPSSHFYHLLLHGNSLSRLFPNEFANFYNAVSLHLENNGLHDIVPGAFLGLQLVKRLHINNNKIRSFRKSTFLGLDDLEYLQADFNLLREIDPAVFRDLNKLEVLILNDNLISALPINVFQHVPITHLDLRGNRIKTLPYEGILEQIPGIVEVLLEDNPWDCNCDLVSLKEWLENIPPNALIGRVICEAPTRLQGSDLNETSEAELCPSQSGGADTSLVAPPTQDETSGPVAHGGGPRPTPYKPSADASGPPTPGSHGAKSRSKSRENWQLKTKPTPGPTGVSRATEQRHNGTCPQPCNCKLVGSRQGLGVNCEGKKIESLSNLKPRPVDAHELNMRDNNIHAVKKNQLLSYTSLNLFDLGGNNIKVIDNSTFQNQTELRWLYMDKNYLDSLMAEMFVGLINLEYLSLEYNNIQLIVAGTFSPIPNLRVLFLNNNLLKSLPVDAFLGISLSKISLHNNYFSYLPVPGVLDQLNSIIQIDLHGNPWDCSCNIVPFKEWTERLGADVIVSDLKCESPEEFWKRDFRYVRNDLMCSRLYERIPPPTSLSKNSTFTLDSGTRSNSYIEPNRVSISVLVPGLLLVFVTSAFTVVGMLVFILRNRKRSKRRDGNSSASEINSLQTVCDSSYWHSGPYHADAGSHRGFDCTTHLSTTNDA; this comes from the coding sequence ATGCTGCTTTGGGTTGTCCTGCTGAACGCGGCTCTTTGTGTTGCCAGTGGGAACGTGACAAGGGACGTGTGTGAGGAGCAGATATGCTCGTGCACAGAGGTCGAGGGAGACGTGCATATCGGCTGCGAAAAAAGGAGCTTCACCACGCTGCAGCACCTCACCGGGCCCAGCTCGCATTTTTACCACTTGCTGCTGCACGGCAATTCTCTTTCCAGGCTCTTCCCCAACGAGTTCGCCAACTTTTACAATGCCGTCAGCTTGCATTTGGAGAACAATGGACTGCACGACATTGTCCCGGGTGCCTTTTTGGGACTGCAGCTGGTCAAAAGACTgcacattaacaacaacaagatCCGCTCCTTCAGGAAGAGTACATTTCTGGGCTTGGACGACTTGGAATACCTCCAAGCTGATTTTAATCTATTGAGGGAAATTGACCCGGCTGTGTTCAGGGACCTTAATAAACTTGAAGTGTTAATACTTAATGACAACCTCATCAGTGCGTTACCCATAAACGTGTTCCAACATGTGCCCATTACGCATCTAGACCTGCGGGGGAACAGAATCAAAACGTTGCCTTATGAAGGGATCCTTGAGCAGATCCCAGGCATTGTGGAGGTTCTGCTCGAAGACAACCCATGGGACTGTAACTGTGACCTGGTTTCCCTCAAAGAATGGTTGGAGAATATACCGCCCAACGCACTCATTGGAAGGGTGATCTGCGAGGCTCCCACCAGGCTGCAAGGGAGCGACCTGAACGAGACGTCTGAAGCGGAGCTGTGCCCTTCACAGAGCGGCGGAGCAGACACCAGCTTGGTGGCCCCTCCCACACAGGATGAGACCTCAGGTCCCGTGGCACACGGTGGCGGCCCACGCCCAACGCCTTACAAGCCCAGCGCAGATGCCAGCGGGCCACCGACGCCTGGCAGTCACGGAGCCAAGAGCCGTTCCAAATCACGTGAGAACTGGCAGCTTAAGACCAAACCCACACCAGGGCCCACAGGTGTGAGCAGGGCAACAGAGCAGCGTCACAACGGCACCTGCCCGCAGCCGTGCAACTGCAAGCTGGTTGGCTCAAGGCAGGGGCTGGGGGTCAACTGTGAGGGTAAAAAGATCGAGAGCTTATCTAACCTGAAGCCGAGGCCGGTGGACGCCCACGAACTGAACATGCGAGACAACAACATCCACGCGGTGAAAAAGAACCAGCTGCTCAGTTACACGAGCCTCAACCTGTTCGATCTCGGCGGGAACAACATCAAAGTGATTGACAACAGCACTTTCCAGAACCAGACAGAGCTGAGGTGGCTGTACATGGATAAGAATTATCTGGATTCGCTCATGGCAGAGATGTTCGTGGGCCTCATCAACCTGGAATATCTCAGTTTGGAATATAACAACATCCAGCTGATAGTAGCGGGCACGTTTAGCCCCATCCCGAACCTGAGGGTTCTGTTTCTCAATAACAACTTGCTGAAGTCTTTGCCAGTGGATGCGTTCCTCGGGATTTCTTTGTCCAAAATAAGCCTGCATAATAATTACTTCTCCTATCTGCCTGTGCCGGGCGTGTTGGACCAGCTCAACTCCATCATTCAGATTGATTTGCACGGGAATCCGTGGGATTGCTCCTGTAACATCGTGCCCTTCAAAGAGTGGACAGAGAGACTCGGTGCTGACGTCATTGTGAGTGATCTCAAGTGCGAGTCGCCTGAAGAGTTCTGGAAACGCGACTTCCGCTACGTGCGGAACGACCTCATGTGTTCCAGACTCTACGAGCGGATCCCTCCTCCCACCTCCCTGTCCAAAAACAGCACTTTCACGCTGGACTCGGGCACGCGCTCAAACTCTTACATTGAGCCCAATCGGGTCTCCATTTCGGTGCTCGTCCCCGGGTTGCTGCTGGTGTTTGTCACGTCCGCTTTCACTGTAGTGGGCATGCTCGTCTTCATACTGCGGAACCGCAAGCGGTCCAAACGGCGGGACGGGAACTCGTCTGCCTCTGAGATCAACTCCCTGCAGACGGTGTGCGACTCATCATACTGGCACAGTGGGCCCTACCACGCAGATGCGGGCTCGCACCGGGGGTTTGACTGTACCACGCACCTCTCCACGACAAACGATGCGTAA